A stretch of the Cumulibacter soli genome encodes the following:
- the mtrA gene encoding MtrAB system response regulator MtrA, producing the protein MKPRILVVDDDPALAEMLGIVLRNEGLEPAFVADGARAISAYRELKPDLILLDLMLPGMNGIDVCRAIRAESGVPIVMLTAKADTVDVVLGLESGADDYMVKPFKPKELVARIRTRLRRVEPESAEELHIAGLLIDVPGHRVTREGEQIALTPLEFDLLVALARKPRQVFTRELLLEQVWGYRHAADTRLVNVHVQRLRSKIERDPEHPEIVLTVRGVGYKAGPP; encoded by the coding sequence ATGAAACCTCGCATCCTGGTGGTCGATGACGACCCGGCCTTGGCGGAAATGCTCGGCATCGTGCTGCGTAACGAAGGGCTCGAACCGGCGTTCGTCGCCGACGGTGCCCGGGCCATCTCGGCGTACCGCGAACTCAAACCGGATCTGATCCTGCTCGATCTGATGCTGCCGGGTATGAACGGCATCGACGTCTGCCGCGCGATCCGCGCCGAGTCCGGCGTACCGATCGTGATGCTCACGGCGAAGGCCGACACCGTGGACGTCGTCCTCGGGCTCGAGTCGGGTGCCGATGACTACATGGTCAAACCCTTCAAGCCGAAGGAACTCGTCGCGCGCATTCGCACCCGGCTTCGTCGGGTGGAGCCGGAATCGGCGGAGGAGTTGCACATCGCGGGGTTGCTGATCGACGTACCCGGTCACCGGGTCACTCGCGAGGGCGAGCAGATCGCGCTGACGCCGTTGGAGTTCGACCTGCTGGTCGCGCTCGCTCGCAAACCGCGGCAGGTGTTCACCCGCGAGTTACTGCTGGAGCAGGTATGGGGCTACCGGCATGCCGCCGATACCCGGTTGGTCAACGTGCATGTGCAGCGGCTGCGTTCGAAGATCGAGCGTGACCCGGAGCATCCCGAGATCGTGCTGACCGTCCGCGGCGTCGGATACAAGGCGGGCCCGCCGTAA
- a CDS encoding Trm112 family protein, with translation MALIDPQLLALLACPSEDHAPLVEVAPGTADGGEEGSLRCSACSRIFPIREGIPVLLLDDAR, from the coding sequence ATGGCCCTGATCGATCCACAACTGCTGGCGTTGCTCGCCTGTCCCAGCGAGGATCACGCGCCGCTGGTAGAAGTCGCGCCCGGCACCGCGGACGGCGGCGAAGAAGGGTCGTTGCGGTGCAGTGCGTGTTCGAGAATCTTCCCGATTCGAGAAGGTATTCCGGTTCTCCTGCTCGACGACGCCCGCTGA
- the ahcY gene encoding adenosylhomocysteinase — translation MTAEIAANGLDYKVADLSLAEYGRNEIRLAEHEMPGLMALRAEYADAQPLAGARITGSLHMTVQTAVLIETLTALGAQVRWASCNIFSTQDHAAAAIVVGDGTAADPRGVPVFAWKGETLEEYWWCTDQVLRWDGEAGPNLILDDGGDVTLLVHKGVECERDGAVPTATEADPEEYGVILATLRASIAADAQRFTAMAAGIRGVSEETTTGVHRLYELARDEELLFAAINVNDAVTKSKFDNKYGVRHSLIDGINRATDVLIGGKVAVVCGYGDVGKGSAESLRGQGARVIVTEIDPICALQAAMDGYQVARLEDVVGEADIFITTTGNRDIIMAEHMAAMKHQAIVGNIGHFDNEIDMAGLARTPGITKVDIKPQVAEWQYPDGHSVIVLSEGRLLNLGNATGHPSFVMSNSFTNQVMAQIELHTRNEQYAKQVYVLPKVLDEKVARLHLDALGVRLSELSKVQADYIGVPVEGPFKPDHYRY, via the coding sequence CTGACGGCCGAGATCGCAGCGAACGGTCTGGACTACAAAGTCGCTGACCTGTCGCTGGCCGAGTACGGCCGAAACGAGATTCGCCTCGCCGAGCACGAGATGCCTGGGCTGATGGCGCTGCGGGCCGAGTACGCCGATGCGCAGCCGCTCGCCGGCGCACGGATCACCGGCTCGCTGCACATGACGGTGCAGACCGCCGTACTGATCGAGACCCTCACGGCGCTCGGTGCGCAGGTCCGCTGGGCCTCCTGCAATATCTTCTCCACCCAGGACCACGCCGCGGCCGCCATCGTCGTCGGCGACGGCACCGCCGCCGACCCGCGCGGTGTGCCGGTGTTCGCCTGGAAGGGCGAGACGCTCGAGGAGTACTGGTGGTGCACCGATCAGGTGCTCCGCTGGGACGGCGAAGCCGGCCCGAACCTGATCCTCGACGACGGGGGCGATGTGACGCTGCTGGTGCACAAGGGCGTCGAGTGCGAGCGCGACGGCGCCGTACCGACCGCTACCGAAGCCGACCCGGAGGAGTACGGCGTCATCCTCGCGACGCTGCGCGCCAGCATCGCCGCCGACGCACAGCGGTTCACCGCGATGGCGGCCGGAATCCGCGGTGTCTCGGAGGAGACCACCACCGGCGTGCACCGGTTGTACGAACTGGCCCGCGATGAAGAACTGCTGTTCGCGGCGATCAACGTCAACGATGCGGTCACCAAGAGCAAGTTCGACAACAAGTACGGTGTACGGCATTCGCTCATTGACGGCATCAACCGCGCCACCGACGTGCTGATCGGTGGCAAGGTCGCCGTTGTCTGCGGGTACGGCGACGTCGGCAAGGGCTCCGCGGAGTCGCTGCGTGGGCAGGGCGCTCGCGTCATCGTGACCGAAATCGACCCGATCTGCGCGCTGCAGGCAGCGATGGACGGCTACCAGGTCGCGCGCCTGGAGGATGTCGTCGGCGAGGCCGACATCTTCATCACCACCACTGGCAACCGCGACATCATCATGGCCGAGCACATGGCCGCGATGAAGCACCAGGCCATCGTCGGCAACATCGGCCACTTCGACAACGAGATCGATATGGCCGGGCTGGCGCGCACGCCCGGCATCACGAAGGTGGATATCAAGCCGCAGGTCGCCGAATGGCAGTACCCGGACGGGCACTCGGTCATCGTGCTGTCGGAGGGACGCCTGCTGAACCTGGGCAACGCGACCGGGCACCCCTCGTTCGTGATGTCGAACTCGTTCACCAACCAAGTGATGGCGCAGATCGAATTGCACACCCGCAACGAGCAGTACGCCAAGCAGGTCTACGTGCTGCCGAAGGTGCTCGACGAGAAGGTCGCGCGGCTGCATCTCGATGCCCTCGGCGTACGACTCAGCGAACTGAGCAAGGTGCAAGCCGACTACATCGGAGTACCCGTCGAGGGCCCGTTCAAGCCGGATCACTACCGTTACTGA
- the manA gene encoding mannose-6-phosphate isomerase, class I, which translates to MYRLENEIRNYAWGSRKVIADLLGRDDADRPEAELWLGAHPLGSSRIADCDGSPTLKHEIELDPDRHLGEAVHAEFPSRLPFLFKVLAADRPLSLQAHPNAARARAGFAAEEAAGIPIDDPMRSYRDSFDKPELFVALVPCEVLCGFREAAQAADILARLGISQLGPYIASLLTGRASDGLRVVVTTLLSLPSEAKANLAGQVIEECRRILGSDEPGPHARAYYWAVRLGEAYPGDIGVVMSLLLNLIELQPDQAIFQAPGMLHAYLHGAGLEAQANSDNTLRGGLTPKHVDVAELLKILDFEPAVDQIIEPIQIEDGEPCAGARTWRTPARSFALYDWNLDGTTKRELGTSGPSIVLCLHGEVTLMNSAGEMTLTKGESAYIASGEPQVSIHGTGRLSHVSVGQVPRSR; encoded by the coding sequence ATGTATCGCCTGGAGAACGAGATCCGCAACTACGCCTGGGGGTCCCGGAAGGTCATCGCAGACCTGTTGGGTCGCGATGATGCCGACCGGCCTGAGGCTGAGCTTTGGCTCGGCGCTCACCCGCTGGGGTCGTCCCGGATTGCCGACTGTGACGGCTCACCGACGCTCAAACACGAGATCGAACTCGACCCCGATCGTCACCTCGGTGAGGCCGTGCACGCCGAGTTCCCGTCCCGATTGCCGTTCCTGTTCAAGGTGCTCGCGGCCGATCGCCCTCTGTCGCTGCAAGCGCACCCGAACGCCGCGCGGGCCCGCGCCGGATTCGCGGCCGAGGAAGCGGCCGGGATCCCGATCGACGATCCGATGCGGTCCTATCGGGACTCGTTCGATAAACCGGAACTGTTCGTTGCGCTCGTTCCGTGTGAGGTGCTGTGCGGGTTCCGTGAGGCCGCGCAAGCCGCCGATATTCTCGCTCGTCTGGGGATCAGCCAACTCGGTCCGTACATCGCGTCGCTGCTGACCGGTCGCGCTTCTGACGGTCTGCGCGTCGTGGTCACCACGCTGCTGAGCCTGCCCAGCGAGGCGAAAGCGAACCTCGCCGGACAGGTGATTGAGGAGTGCCGCCGGATCCTCGGCTCCGACGAGCCGGGCCCGCACGCCAGGGCCTACTACTGGGCGGTACGGCTGGGCGAGGCGTACCCCGGCGATATCGGTGTGGTGATGTCACTGCTGCTGAACCTGATCGAGCTTCAGCCGGACCAGGCGATCTTCCAGGCGCCCGGAATGCTGCACGCCTACCTACACGGCGCCGGGCTGGAGGCGCAGGCGAACTCGGACAACACCCTGCGCGGGGGGCTGACCCCCAAACACGTCGATGTCGCCGAACTGCTGAAGATCCTCGACTTCGAACCTGCGGTCGACCAGATCATCGAACCGATCCAGATTGAGGACGGTGAACCCTGTGCCGGCGCCCGTACGTGGCGTACGCCGGCCCGCTCGTTCGCGCTCTACGACTGGAATCTGGACGGTACGACGAAACGTGAACTCGGCACGAGTGGCCCGTCCATCGTGCTGTGCCTGCACGGCGAGGTCACGCTGATGAACTCGGCCGGCGAGATGACGCTCACCAAGGGCGAATCGGCGTACATCGCCAGCGGTGAACCGCAGGTCAGTATCCACGGCACCGGCCGCCTATCGCATGTCAGCGTCGGGCAGGTCCCGCGCTCGCGCTAG